A genomic stretch from Leptospira johnsonii includes:
- a CDS encoding GDYXXLXY domain-containing protein: MKKLTISVVAVFLPILVLASVALEREFDLRNGKVLILPITGYDPRDLLSGHYLRFQIDRKYSDDVCQKGDYVSSAVDSAAASTDGSSRLTKKETCVCFDSREPSEYDVRFYSDCNEVKNDTSCWNYIKGECNYGNFNYPFRKYYIPEEGAQKLEEKLREPGAKIQLRIDEKGNGLIEKIIWPEVSSQ; encoded by the coding sequence ATGAAAAAGTTAACCATTTCGGTCGTTGCAGTATTCTTACCAATTCTCGTTTTAGCCTCGGTTGCCTTAGAAAGAGAATTCGATCTTAGGAATGGGAAAGTTTTGATCCTCCCGATTACAGGATATGATCCTAGAGATTTGCTTTCAGGACATTACCTAAGGTTCCAGATAGATCGAAAATATTCAGACGATGTTTGTCAAAAAGGAGATTACGTTTCTTCTGCGGTAGACTCGGCGGCAGCAAGCACAGACGGAAGTTCTAGGTTAACTAAAAAGGAAACCTGCGTTTGTTTCGATTCCAGAGAACCTTCTGAATATGATGTACGTTTTTATTCGGATTGTAACGAGGTTAAAAACGATACTAGCTGCTGGAATTATATCAAAGGGGAATGTAATTACGGAAACTTTAATTATCCTTTCCGCAAATACTATATCCCGGAAGAGGGCGCCCAAAAGTTAGAGGAAAAACTCCGAGAGCCTGGCGCCAAAATCCAATTGAGAATAGATGAAAAGGGAAATGGCCTCATCGAAAAGATTATTTGGCCGGAGGTATCTTCGCAGTAA
- a CDS encoding lipoprotein LipL46, whose product MAKLPILRITALTLILGFAFACATGDGSRRKKKEEFTREGNTITVIGEAPIYNGDIANAKQRAIKDAKVNAVRKVVGEEISNKSQASDGESLGSSLLSKTDAFVKSYDIVSEDQGKIDTQPILKLTVRCTIEESKLSTAVEGLLADVGNPRIVVLVPSKVGGAAVAPLSNGNIAEAEIIKGLKKAGNKIVDPGTASKTVKPSGLNADSVNSLDAGAAILIQAQASGAEVLVVGSVETEDQAPVTAIGGKTLDRPLFNTAATGPYKVILLWGDGKIVASGNGDARGADITQKVSREKALAGWAEDVTKKVNKQLKEEWFNLTENNTIILKFTGLDADESTKFKDDLAELTAAKDINVRASNVSGSEWEVTYPGKDALFMDELVYKKDRGFTFLATKKMNVKSAARGVVTLEFTPNK is encoded by the coding sequence ATGGCAAAGCTGCCCATCCTGCGGATTACCGCTCTCACACTGATTTTAGGTTTCGCTTTTGCATGCGCTACGGGTGACGGATCCCGACGCAAGAAAAAAGAAGAATTCACTAGAGAAGGAAATACCATCACCGTGATCGGAGAGGCTCCGATCTATAACGGCGATATAGCAAACGCAAAACAAAGAGCGATCAAAGACGCAAAAGTTAATGCGGTACGTAAAGTAGTTGGTGAAGAAATTTCCAACAAAAGCCAAGCTTCCGACGGAGAAAGTTTAGGCTCTAGTCTACTTTCCAAAACGGATGCATTCGTAAAATCTTACGATATCGTTTCCGAAGACCAAGGTAAGATCGATACTCAACCAATTTTAAAACTTACAGTTCGTTGTACCATCGAAGAATCTAAACTTTCCACTGCTGTAGAAGGTTTACTTGCTGACGTAGGAAATCCAAGAATTGTAGTTTTAGTTCCTTCTAAAGTAGGAGGAGCAGCTGTTGCTCCTTTAAGCAATGGTAATATTGCAGAAGCTGAGATCATCAAAGGACTCAAAAAAGCAGGCAACAAGATCGTAGATCCAGGAACTGCTTCTAAAACTGTTAAACCTTCCGGCTTAAATGCGGATTCAGTAAACTCTTTGGATGCTGGAGCAGCAATTTTGATCCAAGCTCAGGCTTCGGGAGCAGAAGTTTTGGTAGTAGGTTCCGTAGAGACCGAAGACCAAGCACCTGTAACTGCAATCGGTGGAAAAACTTTGGATAGACCTTTATTCAATACTGCAGCCACCGGACCTTACAAAGTGATCCTACTTTGGGGAGACGGCAAAATCGTAGCATCCGGAAACGGAGACGCTCGTGGAGCAGATATCACTCAAAAAGTTTCCAGAGAAAAAGCACTTGCGGGTTGGGCAGAAGACGTAACCAAAAAGGTGAACAAACAACTTAAGGAAGAATGGTTCAATCTCACTGAGAATAATACAATCATCCTCAAGTTTACCGGATTGGATGCTGACGAATCCACTAAGTTCAAAGACGATCTGGCGGAATTGACTGCTGCAAAAGACATCAATGTCAGAGCAAGCAATGTAAGTGGTTCTGAGTGGGAAGTTACCTACCCTGGAAAAGACGCTCTGTTTATGGACGAATTAGTCTATAAAAAAGACAGAGGATTTACTTTCTTAGCTACTAAGAAAATGAATGTCAAGTCTGCTGCAAGAGGTGTTGTTACTTTAGAGTTCACTCCGAATAAATAA
- a CDS encoding DUF2797 domain-containing protein, producing the protein MKEFSSGFLRMMDHEGINPVEYIWVVASYPSSESGKQEAQLVPANFKIGSLVGKRVKLEFTGKIRCVNCGKVTSKSFNQGSCFSCFQTLAENDLCILRPETCHFHLGTCREPEWGEGYCFQKHTVYLANTSGLKVGITREKPVSNRWVDQGAQEAIPLLEVSSRRDAGLIERQFTTVIDDKTKWQKMVTEDSGTFDLVSKKKELLEVLDSWDLGVPYTESEELNITKLSYPILEYPKKSKSFSPDKEKEIDSKLLGIKGQYLLFEDVVINIRAYGGYEIRLYSE; encoded by the coding sequence ATGAAAGAGTTCTCTTCCGGTTTCCTACGAATGATGGACCATGAAGGTATCAACCCGGTTGAATATATCTGGGTAGTAGCTTCCTATCCTTCTTCCGAATCCGGAAAACAAGAGGCTCAACTTGTTCCTGCAAATTTTAAGATCGGAAGTCTTGTAGGTAAAAGAGTAAAACTGGAATTTACCGGAAAGATCCGCTGTGTGAATTGCGGAAAGGTCACAAGTAAAAGTTTCAACCAGGGAAGTTGTTTTTCCTGCTTCCAGACTTTAGCGGAGAATGATCTATGTATTCTTCGGCCTGAGACCTGTCATTTTCATTTGGGGACTTGTAGGGAACCTGAATGGGGAGAAGGTTACTGCTTCCAGAAACATACTGTATATCTTGCGAACACAAGCGGTTTGAAAGTGGGGATCACCCGAGAAAAACCGGTCTCCAATCGTTGGGTGGATCAGGGCGCGCAAGAAGCGATCCCACTTTTAGAAGTTTCTTCCAGAAGGGATGCGGGGCTAATCGAAAGACAATTTACTACTGTCATAGACGATAAAACCAAATGGCAGAAGATGGTAACAGAGGATTCGGGGACCTTCGACCTAGTTTCCAAAAAGAAGGAACTCCTGGAAGTATTGGATTCCTGGGATTTGGGAGTTCCCTATACGGAATCCGAAGAACTGAATATTACAAAATTAAGTTATCCTATTTTAGAATATCCCAAAAAATCCAAATCGTTTTCTCCAGATAAGGAGAAAGAAATCGATTCCAAATTACTCGGTATCAAAGGACAATATCTTTTGTTCGAGGATGTAGTTATCAATATCCGCGCCTATGGCGGTTACGAAATCCGTTTGTATTCGGAGTGA
- a CDS encoding NAD(P)-dependent oxidoreductase — MSSRKIAIIGTGIMGRGIANNLSSKGHSLQLYARNPEKIQDLKSDNTSIHGNIKEAVKNSEIIILCLTEDQVVEESVFSSGFLETNAKYVIDVGTTSPSLTLKLNDTFRKQNIHFLDAPMTGSKNAARDGQILFMVGAKSKESIQEIHFIFEICGKNTVYCGEVGDGQKAKIALNMVQAGIFQVYMEGFSLAKDQGIDPSILKSILEQSAAKSGISEFKFPFVFSGNYETHFALKNMYKDLKHALSLGKTSGTKLPLCSGLDEIYRSGMEAGLGEKDYCSLNDITAKIPPAK; from the coding sequence ATGTCTTCTCGTAAAATTGCAATCATAGGTACAGGAATTATGGGTAGAGGGATCGCAAATAATCTCTCTTCCAAAGGTCATTCTCTCCAATTATACGCCCGTAATCCAGAAAAGATCCAAGATCTGAAATCTGATAATACGTCCATCCATGGAAATATTAAAGAGGCAGTCAAAAATTCAGAAATTATAATACTCTGCCTCACAGAAGATCAGGTAGTAGAAGAGTCAGTATTCTCCTCCGGGTTTTTAGAAACGAATGCAAAATATGTGATAGATGTCGGGACCACCTCCCCTTCTCTTACACTTAAACTAAACGATACATTCAGAAAACAGAATATTCATTTCTTAGATGCTCCAATGACCGGTTCCAAAAACGCTGCGAGAGACGGTCAGATCCTATTTATGGTAGGAGCAAAATCCAAGGAAAGTATCCAAGAGATACATTTTATCTTTGAGATTTGCGGAAAAAACACTGTCTATTGCGGAGAGGTCGGAGATGGGCAGAAAGCGAAAATCGCATTGAATATGGTTCAAGCCGGGATCTTCCAAGTATATATGGAAGGTTTTTCTTTGGCAAAAGACCAAGGTATAGATCCTTCTATCCTTAAATCTATCTTAGAACAATCCGCTGCCAAGTCCGGAATTTCAGAATTCAAGTTTCCATTCGTATTCTCAGGAAATTATGAGACTCATTTCGCTCTCAAGAATATGTACAAGGATCTCAAACATGCACTCTCTTTAGGAAAAACATCCGGAACAAAATTGCCACTCTGTTCCGGACTAGATGAGATCTACCGCTCCGGGATGGAGGCGGGTCTGGGAGAAAAGGACTATTGCAGCCTAAACGATATTACTGCGAAGATACCTCCGGCCAAATAA
- the mce gene encoding mammalian cell entry protein Mce: MKSFRYLLVGAIFSVALVVVGYFTVMTEGGPVQKRGEFLKINFKNSEGIKVGNKVTVQGVPFGYVSSIRLIQIDENGAVLPAGEVGVATRVEVTILLKEPVRLYENYDIAIRNESLLSGRVISIDPGTSESTEEGKGAPRTFQVVDYKTGATSLKGRVLQDPLVSLSELIAENRGDIRKTFSNVADITTKINSGDGTLGRLINRDDLHTNVNTVLTDAQIVLRELREGLEDTREQAPVTSFIRAALSSF; the protein is encoded by the coding sequence ATGAAATCCTTTCGTTATCTTTTAGTAGGTGCTATCTTTTCCGTTGCCTTGGTCGTAGTCGGTTACTTTACCGTAATGACCGAAGGAGGACCTGTTCAAAAACGGGGTGAATTCCTAAAGATCAATTTCAAAAACTCGGAAGGAATCAAGGTGGGAAACAAGGTCACCGTGCAAGGTGTGCCATTCGGATATGTTTCTAGTATTCGACTCATCCAAATCGACGAGAATGGAGCTGTGCTGCCGGCAGGAGAAGTGGGAGTCGCTACAAGGGTAGAAGTCACCATTCTTCTAAAAGAACCAGTACGTCTTTACGAAAATTATGATATTGCAATACGTAACGAAAGTTTGCTTTCCGGCCGAGTCATCTCCATAGATCCGGGAACTTCCGAATCCACGGAAGAAGGGAAAGGTGCACCAAGGACCTTCCAAGTTGTTGATTACAAAACAGGTGCGACTTCCTTAAAAGGAAGAGTATTGCAGGATCCTCTCGTTTCTCTTTCCGAGCTAATCGCAGAAAACAGAGGAGATATCCGAAAAACTTTCTCTAACGTTGCAGATATCACTACTAAGATCAATAGCGGAGACGGAACCTTAGGTAGGCTCATTAATAGAGACGATCTTCATACGAATGTGAATACTGTTTTAACGGATGCGCAGATCGTCCTAAGAGAATTGAGAGAAGGCCTGGAAGATACCAGAGAGCAGGCTCCGGTCACAAGCTTTATCCGCGCGGCACTCAGCTCTTTCTAA
- a CDS encoding DUF2157 domain-containing protein translates to MNWKKKLKTWVDSGLISQAQAESILKFEDSKKIPYVFYSFLALGIVVIGLGVIAMVAANWDKIHYSVKLFTSFTILSGIGISILYSQRNEIWNDTIRYLLVLLLCALFFANIGLVSQIYHTQGKLYQALLLWSGITILLVIMYPGRVLQHLWIAVFSSSFLSWIDNHPDIDWKERSHYFSLFFFVASWVFAGVAIFTERRLETKESKTSILVNPFLLWAFGFFITSSIWGSFETRDIPNLDQDLEFSRRYDLPFSWYWPLLVPVLLIAVSQIFRRRFSRRKVILFSIAGIFLGFLNYPQVFHSYGKYPAMIFFFLAWIPFTFLFFESRRWFDLSLLILGVRFVSIYLEVFGSLLATGIGLIISGVFILGFSILVFRMREKIRNAANQLFQSEELGI, encoded by the coding sequence ATGAATTGGAAGAAAAAACTAAAAACTTGGGTGGATTCCGGACTCATTAGCCAGGCTCAGGCAGAGTCCATTCTCAAATTCGAAGATTCTAAAAAAATTCCTTACGTATTCTATTCCTTTTTAGCCTTAGGAATCGTAGTCATTGGACTCGGAGTCATCGCAATGGTGGCTGCTAACTGGGATAAGATTCATTATTCTGTAAAACTATTCACCAGTTTTACGATACTTTCCGGAATAGGGATCTCGATCCTTTACTCTCAAAGAAATGAGATCTGGAATGATACAATCCGATATCTTCTGGTTTTACTTCTTTGTGCATTATTTTTTGCGAATATTGGTTTAGTTTCGCAGATCTATCATACGCAAGGAAAATTATACCAGGCACTTTTACTTTGGTCCGGGATTACGATCTTACTAGTGATCATGTATCCGGGTAGGGTCCTACAACATCTATGGATCGCGGTATTCAGTTCTTCTTTTTTAAGTTGGATAGACAATCATCCGGATATCGATTGGAAGGAGAGAAGTCATTATTTTTCTCTCTTCTTCTTTGTGGCTTCCTGGGTCTTTGCAGGGGTTGCGATCTTTACGGAGAGAAGGTTGGAAACTAAGGAGAGTAAAACTTCTATCCTAGTGAATCCGTTCTTACTTTGGGCTTTCGGATTTTTTATCACTTCTTCTATTTGGGGAAGTTTTGAGACCCGCGATATTCCGAATTTAGACCAAGATCTTGAATTTTCCAGAAGGTACGATCTTCCTTTCTCTTGGTATTGGCCTTTACTTGTTCCAGTTCTGTTGATCGCAGTCTCCCAAATTTTCAGAAGGCGTTTCTCTCGCAGAAAAGTTATCTTATTTTCCATTGCCGGAATATTTTTGGGATTTCTGAATTATCCTCAGGTATTCCATTCGTATGGAAAATATCCAGCTATGATATTTTTCTTTTTGGCTTGGATACCGTTTACTTTCTTATTTTTCGAATCCAGAAGGTGGTTCGATCTATCATTGTTGATTTTAGGTGTTCGATTCGTATCAATCTATCTGGAAGTATTCGGAAGTTTGCTCGCTACTGGAATCGGGCTAATCATCTCCGGAGTGTTTATATTAGGTTTCAGTATCTTAGTATTTAGGATGAGAGAAAAGATCAGAAATGCCGCGAACCAACTCTTTCAATCGGAGGAATTAGGAATATGA
- a CDS encoding MlaE family ABC transporter permease, translating to MLDSFKEKANDTLYAAGYTIVLIAETFLNLRFTVEKRKEILDQMFIAGVGSLFVVSVVAVFTGMLLTLNTGLGLKDFGAEGQIGLLLTITLTREMSPFMTALILAASIGSAIAAEIGTMKVSEEIDALEVMSIDPVRFLVFPRVLGFSLMVPVLCVYSSILGILGGALVGHFQLGIEYIVYFQDVNERITSIPGLKDLYTGLFKGYVFGLIISAISCSHGLRTYGGAIGVGRATRESVVTSFLMVIFFGYVITALFYRE from the coding sequence ATGTTGGATTCCTTTAAAGAAAAAGCGAACGATACTCTTTACGCCGCAGGTTATACGATCGTTCTGATCGCGGAAACTTTTTTAAACCTAAGATTTACCGTCGAAAAGCGGAAAGAAATTTTAGACCAAATGTTCATCGCGGGAGTCGGAAGTTTATTCGTAGTTTCGGTGGTCGCAGTTTTTACTGGAATGCTTCTGACCTTGAACACCGGCTTGGGGTTGAAAGATTTCGGCGCAGAAGGACAGATCGGTCTTCTTCTTACGATCACTCTCACTCGTGAAATGTCCCCATTTATGACCGCACTCATCTTAGCCGCTTCCATCGGTTCTGCGATCGCCGCTGAGATCGGTACAATGAAAGTTTCGGAAGAGATCGACGCACTTGAAGTGATGTCCATAGATCCGGTACGATTTCTGGTCTTTCCAAGAGTATTAGGTTTTTCTTTAATGGTTCCCGTTCTCTGTGTGTATTCCAGTATATTGGGAATTTTGGGCGGAGCGTTAGTCGGACATTTTCAATTGGGGATAGAATATATCGTCTATTTCCAAGATGTGAACGAAAGGATTACTTCTATTCCCGGCCTTAAGGATCTGTATACCGGTTTATTCAAAGGTTATGTTTTTGGCCTGATCATCTCAGCAATTTCCTGCTCTCATGGTTTGAGAACTTACGGTGGTGCAATAGGTGTTGGTAGGGCAACGAGAGAATCCGTAGTAACTTCCTTTTTGATGGTTATCTTTTTCGGCTATGTGATCACGGCCCTCTTTTATAGGGAATAA
- a CDS encoding LIC_11883 family protein, with translation MRTGFAVIFCFCFSFSLLAETERGEWKEYGLKEVLGRLKFYAFAKIAQSVRTGASFDQELYVKETPCGQDFPKLEGNFQCALLKVSTLEDKLAESSEPTTPSVASTTNGLTPARTIPPLPIKAKWYEGRTLAGKGVLSLPGKEGQSELKLFYHTDGKLSHYHYEDKIVVFDWKGQELSTILTVKVDHILRPLGGKEYFFP, from the coding sequence ATGAGAACCGGATTCGCTGTTATATTCTGCTTTTGTTTTTCATTCTCTCTTTTGGCGGAAACTGAAAGAGGAGAATGGAAAGAATACGGCCTGAAAGAGGTATTAGGCCGTTTGAAATTTTATGCATTCGCTAAGATTGCCCAAAGTGTGCGCACCGGAGCTTCTTTCGACCAAGAATTGTATGTAAAAGAGACTCCTTGTGGGCAAGATTTTCCAAAATTAGAAGGAAATTTCCAATGCGCATTACTCAAAGTTTCTACATTAGAGGATAAGTTAGCAGAAAGTTCGGAGCCTACAACTCCGAGCGTTGCCTCTACTACGAACGGTTTGACTCCGGCAAGAACGATACCTCCTCTTCCTATAAAAGCAAAATGGTATGAGGGGAGAACTCTCGCCGGTAAAGGTGTACTTTCTCTTCCAGGAAAAGAAGGTCAGAGTGAGTTGAAATTATTCTATCATACGGATGGAAAGCTAAGTCATTATCACTACGAAGATAAAATAGTGGTTTTTGACTGGAAAGGCCAGGAGTTAAGCACTATTCTAACCGTAAAAGTGGATCATATATTAAGACCACTCGGCGGTAAGGAATATTTTTTTCCATGA
- a CDS encoding exo-beta-N-acetylmuramidase NamZ family protein — translation MRFKERNKKILTLLIFFLTISSGSCVEASSRSHISKSKIIPAEVSFYEQVLPSLSGKTVVLVTNPSGIGRHPEKILKEFKDKKVKIKHLIGLEHGFLGLEEDFSKSPVTMDETFQLPIYHIYKVKNSEIPAILKGADAVVFDVVDMGMRCYTYVSVLKRLMDNLPDPNTKFILLDHPNPALYLGARGEGIQKKFLNFAGEFPSLFFTGMTLGEAAAFYNGEYLGGKVKLDIISPENLKRGFDWDREGIPWSTPSPNLPMLDSARNYLGLVLLEGVNVSVGRGTQAPFIYFGAPWMNEPEDIISELNDDSKGDYYYQSVFFKPTFGPFKGEICRGLRLTVVNRKYDPIRMAYNLTSIMKKKYKDFKWRQYADGSHNIDFLWGTEKFREFVDAGKTYEEFKASYAESESSTNKLIQKYLIY, via the coding sequence ATGCGGTTCAAAGAAAGAAACAAAAAAATCCTAACTTTACTCATTTTTTTTCTGACAATTTCCTCAGGCTCCTGCGTAGAAGCGTCATCCAGAAGTCATATTTCAAAATCCAAAATTATCCCTGCCGAAGTTTCCTTCTACGAACAAGTGCTTCCTAGTCTTTCCGGGAAAACCGTTGTTCTCGTTACGAATCCATCCGGTATCGGCAGACATCCTGAAAAGATCCTGAAAGAGTTTAAGGATAAAAAGGTAAAGATCAAACATCTGATCGGACTCGAGCACGGATTTTTAGGATTGGAAGAAGACTTCAGTAAGTCTCCAGTCACGATGGACGAGACTTTTCAACTTCCTATCTATCATATTTATAAGGTAAAAAACTCCGAGATCCCTGCAATACTGAAAGGTGCAGACGCCGTCGTATTCGATGTAGTGGATATGGGAATGCGTTGTTATACATACGTAAGCGTTCTCAAACGTTTGATGGATAATTTGCCGGATCCAAACACTAAGTTTATTCTTTTAGATCATCCAAACCCCGCGTTGTATTTAGGTGCAAGAGGAGAAGGTATACAGAAGAAGTTTTTAAACTTTGCAGGAGAATTTCCATCTCTGTTTTTCACAGGTATGACTCTTGGAGAAGCTGCTGCTTTCTATAACGGAGAATATCTGGGTGGAAAAGTAAAACTGGATATCATCTCGCCTGAAAATCTAAAAAGAGGCTTTGATTGGGATAGAGAAGGAATCCCTTGGTCCACACCTTCTCCGAATCTACCTATGTTAGATTCCGCAAGAAATTATCTCGGGTTAGTATTATTAGAAGGAGTGAACGTCTCCGTAGGAAGAGGGACTCAGGCTCCATTCATATATTTCGGCGCTCCTTGGATGAACGAACCGGAAGATATTATCTCAGAACTGAACGATGACAGTAAAGGGGATTATTATTACCAAAGCGTATTTTTCAAACCTACCTTCGGTCCTTTTAAGGGAGAGATCTGCAGAGGCCTTCGTTTAACAGTTGTAAATCGTAAGTATGATCCTATCAGAATGGCGTATAATCTGACTTCCATTATGAAAAAGAAATATAAGGATTTCAAATGGAGACAGTATGCGGATGGATCCCATAATATAGATTTTCTTTGGGGAACCGAAAAATTCAGAGAGTTTGTGGATGCGGGGAAAACATACGAAGAATTTAAGGCTTCTTATGCGGAATCTGAATCTTCTACCAATAAATTGATCCAAAAATATCTGATCTACTAA
- a CDS encoding ABC transporter ATP-binding protein: MEEYAIEIINLHKAFGQRKILKGMNLQVKKGETMVVLGPSGTGKSVTLKHITGLLEPDAGECRIFGENISGATILEREKIRSKMGVLFQSGALINWMTVFDNVALPLREHKLYPEEEIQRIVAEKLRLVDMTVAKDNYPNDISGGMKKRAGLARAIASNPQIILYDEPTSGLDPVMSNVINELIIRIKKETGAAQVVVTHDMSSAYMIADRISFFYGGEVLFTGTPEEVQNSSNEFIRQFINGHTKGPMILETKN, from the coding sequence ATGGAAGAATACGCTATAGAAATCATAAACCTACACAAGGCATTCGGTCAGAGAAAGATCCTAAAAGGAATGAATCTCCAAGTAAAAAAAGGAGAAACAATGGTGGTACTCGGACCTTCCGGAACTGGAAAGTCGGTCACCTTAAAACATATCACAGGTCTTTTGGAACCGGATGCGGGAGAATGTAGGATCTTCGGCGAAAATATTTCAGGTGCAACCATCCTTGAAAGGGAAAAGATCCGTTCCAAAATGGGAGTTCTATTCCAGTCCGGAGCCCTTATCAACTGGATGACTGTTTTCGATAACGTTGCCCTTCCCTTGCGAGAACATAAACTATATCCGGAAGAAGAAATCCAACGTATCGTCGCCGAAAAACTTAGACTAGTGGATATGACCGTTGCAAAGGACAATTATCCGAACGATATCTCCGGCGGTATGAAAAAAAGAGCAGGACTTGCTAGAGCCATCGCTTCTAATCCTCAGATTATTTTGTATGATGAGCCCACATCCGGTCTGGATCCTGTTATGTCGAACGTGATCAACGAGCTGATTATTCGTATCAAAAAGGAAACCGGTGCCGCCCAGGTAGTGGTCACCCATGATATGTCCAGCGCTTATATGATAGCCGACCGCATTTCATTTTTTTATGGTGGAGAGGTCCTGTTTACTGGAACTCCGGAAGAAGTGCAGAATTCTTCGAACGAATTCATCCGTCAGTTTATCAATGGACATACCAAAGGACCGATGATTCTGGAAACTAAGAATTGA
- a CDS encoding M48 family metalloprotease translates to MNKTSIRKYFLVLFLLFSLQGCGWMVDLVFPLDVDRFLGEQFYKAAVTGQEHGKIYKDKSLEKYLQSIVDRILKSKSIQYKDEFKYKVTIIDDDKVINAICAPGGYIFVYTGLLHFVKNEATLAGILSHEIAHAERRHSTKQLSTNLTLYFGLYFVLSYVLGPDLAAHAADIAGLSTNLLGLANSRSMEEEADEYGFGYMRSTPYYPGAIADFFKDIQKEKKVNPELKGTDIPLEKYLSTHPLDEDRISANERRLKEAGIGTPNQKSFFKERYRNNIEKSLGTKEED, encoded by the coding sequence ATGAATAAAACTTCTATTCGCAAATATTTTCTGGTCCTATTTTTACTTTTCAGTCTCCAAGGCTGCGGCTGGATGGTGGACCTTGTTTTTCCTCTGGATGTGGACCGTTTTTTAGGAGAACAATTTTACAAGGCCGCAGTAACAGGCCAAGAGCACGGTAAAATTTACAAAGATAAGTCTTTGGAAAAATATCTACAATCTATCGTGGATCGCATCTTAAAATCAAAATCCATTCAATACAAGGATGAATTCAAATATAAGGTAACCATAATAGACGACGATAAAGTGATTAATGCGATCTGTGCGCCCGGCGGATACATTTTCGTATATACTGGACTTCTTCATTTTGTAAAGAATGAGGCAACCTTAGCTGGCATACTTTCTCATGAGATCGCTCACGCCGAAAGAAGGCATTCTACCAAACAATTATCCACGAATCTAACTTTATACTTTGGATTGTATTTTGTGCTCTCCTATGTGCTTGGTCCGGACCTGGCCGCACACGCGGCGGATATCGCGGGACTTTCTACAAATCTATTGGGTCTTGCAAATTCACGTTCTATGGAAGAAGAAGCGGACGAATACGGTTTTGGCTATATGAGATCAACTCCATATTATCCCGGAGCGATTGCGGATTTTTTCAAAGATATCCAAAAAGAGAAGAAGGTAAATCCTGAGTTAAAGGGGACCGATATTCCTTTGGAAAAATATTTGAGCACTCACCCTTTAGACGAGGATCGAATTTCAGCAAACGAAAGAAGGTTGAAAGAAGCGGGAATTGGGACGCCGAATCAAAAGTCTTTTTTTAAAGAAAGATACCGCAATAATATAGAAAAGTCTTTGGGAACCAAAGAAGAAGACTAA